The following are encoded in a window of Diorhabda sublineata isolate icDioSubl1.1 chromosome 3, icDioSubl1.1, whole genome shotgun sequence genomic DNA:
- the LOC130441697 gene encoding uncharacterized protein LOC130441697, with translation MLRYFIKNLPGLSTRTAVSPHRYRSRLFRSVSPAIRYDSNRIEKEIIDQRSRSCKRSKSGQSLYDGCLSKLNGNQQRHVSQISEYQKKYGNGNRVQNEKKYSRGPGEHDKSEYNEESHFDIKFQTGDKYELEAARPRQLDTQTPFFLIHNLPLAGYNNSSRILPKPKKFKLQNQTNSASLEEKEANERIKKKLNSTSTNILSDDLFYESLKKLQNFKPPTTEKNKVIAKKPPPCLKKKFFAQSNINIDVRMKSSFAANANPSNVTKSKSATYQIKPPFEKRFDIKQPPQVGKLHLKALTVNKNSKSLPKLPLITKLGKNVKLSPIEHTSKKDDKTVSSKKFQPKVIAIKKKIPVKSHISLNSEFSTKLFEMNEKKSNHSLCLQKREQNIRNIKHTTIHNTFDEQRDILIANEKELIEPIQDFKKNYVDSSTFKNNQEGCSTQPESPITFKSSKISTNEEALNQTNNLKTKISKTTVPVNNVNIPIQSKSTNDSFSDVEKKHHNFTYDIDSTETSKPKTEAKSLLTVHQETECTDIKNNNNTNTSETVKQLKEKTFTSVQSQEYIPLKESRQESQNEIQQLTETVKKNMSHKSDKQTFLNSIPKGNRQESPPKIDSQDAKLTQLSTEYIPYKSEKLSPQKRESHSKIYNNESQNNQQLTDSDNTTISQKTGEQSLLDSIPRREKRGLTLNTNNQAGWKKLTAEKQHVSNKPPKLNIEKPPPKSGTQETRVVNQLTEAAKKIIAYNNECQSFLEQPLSNERQRKNSEPSTVIETSVSNKQHFLVLAPQGGAIRDLQHNIMISKNLPTLNNNNKSTYDCELQKVEDAQCITSNTLTKAAKKIINYISEYQPLFIDSSKIEVNTDKLSKYHRLTAIPQKAPCQNALKDDKDSPMSTCGSITKGPTPNSVTREFEQKIGHILQTTATISSSVPSEKLNPISESPKMLETTEKDDFVNQKLKDESSKNCQQDELLVSDSKISTDEKNEASESLVRTEFPTANVSNKNYPAALLHSDLTLEMYPHKENSYSNSKMDGFGKKLSLPTNCSLLKPEKTFLMRNIDKPQLSGTNEILQIKKLKTGLNSSHSIYKLGAIQESLILNKMNEESMSLRGYKSCSKTTFDDIDHHKKSLDQDCKNPYQSDDDCMSNVKYTKKPFPHQYFSNGVEKSEFSNDSKLETYAHRHSNNGMSCETAEYKNYLDDSIKRFEF, from the exons gTCATGTGTCCCAAATCAGTGAATATCAGAAAAAATATGGGAATGGAAATCGggtacaaaatgaaaaaaaatacagtagAGGACCAGGCGAACATGACAAATCAGAATACAATGAAGAATCTCATTTTGACATCAAATTTCAAACTGGCGACAAATATGAACTAGAAGCAGCACGACCCCGACAACTAGACACgcaa aCTCCATTTTTCCTAATCCACAATTTACCACTAGCTGGTTACAATAATAGTAGTAGAATACTACCAAAAcctaaaaaattcaaacttcaaAATCAAACTAATAGCGCGTCATTAGAGGAGAAAGAAGCAAATGAAAGAATCAAAAAGAAGCTAAATAGTacttcaacaaatattttaagtgACGATCTTTTCTATGAGAGCCTTAAGAAACTGCAGAATTTCAAACCCCCTACTACCGAAAAGAATAAAGTTATAGCAAAAAAGCCTCCGCCATGtctgaaaaagaaattttttgcacaatctaatataaatattgatgttCGAATGAAGTCTTCTTTCGCAGCTAATGCGAATCCATCGAACGTGACAAAAAGTAAAAGTGCAACTTATCAAATTAAACCACCTTTTGAGAAGCGCTTTGATATAAAGCAGCCTCCGCAAGTCGGAAAGTTGCATTTGAAAGCTCTAACAgtcaacaaaaattcaaaatcactTCCAAAACTAcctttaataacaaaattggggAAAAATGTTAAACTATCTCCAATCGAACACACTTcaaaaaaagatgataaaactGTATCTAGTAAGAAGTTCCAACCTAAAGTTATtgcaataaaaaagaagattccTGTAAAAAGTCACATATCCTTGAATTCAGAATTCAGCa CGAAACTTTTTGAGATGAACGAGAAAAAAAGCAATCACAGTTTGTGTTTACAGAAACGAGAACAAAATATACGTAATATAAAACATACAACTATTCATAATACTTTCGATGAACAAAGAGATATTTTAATAGCTaacgaaaaagaattaattgaGCCTATTCAAGATTTCAAAAAGAATTATGTTGATTCTAGTACGTTTAAGAATAATCAAGAAGGTTGTTCGACTCAGCCTGAAAGTCCCATAACTTTCAAGTCAAGTAAAATATCAACAAATGAAGAAGCGTTGAATCAGACaaacaatttgaaaacaaaaatttcgaaaaccacAGTACCTGTCAATAATGTGAATATACCAATACAATCAAAATCAACCAACGATTCTTTTAGTGACGTGGAGAAAAAACACCATAATTTCACATACGATATAGATTCTACGGAAACTTCAAAACCTAAAACAGAAGCAAAGTCACTATTGACGGTGCATCAAGAGACTGAATGCACAgacataaaaaacaacaataacacCAATACTTCTGAAACTGTAAAACAACTAAAAGAGAAAACATTCACATCAGTACAATCACAGGAAT ACATACCTCTAAAGGAAAGTCGACAGGAATCACAAAATGAAATACAACAGTTAACAGAAACtgtcaaaaaaaatatgtcacaCAAATCTGATAAGCAGACTTTCTTAAACTCGATACCAAAAGGAAATAGACAAGAATCACCTCCAAAAATAGATTCTCAAGATGCTAAACTAACACAATTGTCAACAGAATATATACCGTACAAATCTGAAAAATTATCACCACAAAAAAGAGAATCTCActcaaaaatttacaataacGAGTCTCAAAATAATCAACAATTAACCGATTCTGATAATAcaacaatttctcaaaaaacagGAGAACAATCTTTGCTAGATTCAATCCCAAGAAGAGAAAAGCGAGGATTAACTCTAAATACGAAT AATCAAGCAGGCTGGAAG AAATTAACAGCAGAAAAACAGCATGTTTCAAATAAACCCCCAAAgttgaatatagaaaaaccACCCCCTAAGTCTGGTACACAAGAAACTAGAGTTGTCAATCAATTAACAGAAgctgcaaaaaaaataattgcttaTAATAATGAGTGTCAGTCTTTTTTAGAGCAGCCTCTCAGTAATGAGAGGCAACGAAAAAATTCGGAACCATCAACTGTCATAGAAACATCTGTGAGTAATAAACAGCATTTTTTAGTCCTAGCCCCCCAAGGGGGGGCTATTCGTGATTTGCAACACAACATtatgatatcaaaaaatttaccaactcttaataataataataaatcgacATATGATTGTGAGCTGCAAAAAGTTGAAGACGCACAATGTATTACTTCAAATACATTAACAAAAGcagctaaaaaaataataaattacatatCCGAATATCAACCACTATTCATAGATTCATCAAAAATAGAAGTGAATACTGATAAGTTATCAAAATACCATAGACTAACAGCAATACCACAGAAAGCTCCTTGTCAGAATGCCTTAAAAGACGATAAAGATTCTCCAATGTCTACATGTGGATCTATTACCAAAGGACCAACACCGAATTCTGTCACTCGTGAATTTGAACAGAAAATTGGTCATATCTTGCAAACTACAGCAACTATTTCTTCCTCGGTTCCATCTGAAAAATTGAATCCAATTTCAGAATCGCCAAAGATGTTGGAAACAACAGAGAAAGATGATTTCGTTAATCAAAAGTTAAAAGATGAATCGTCAAAAAATTGTCAGCAAGACGAATTACTAGTATCAGATTCTAAAATAAGTACTGATGAGAAAAATGAGGCAAGTGAAAGTTTGGTGAGAACAGAATTCCCTACTGCAAATGTATCTAATAAAAACTACCCAGCCGCTTTACTTCATTCTGATTTAACACTTGAAATGTATCCACATAAAGAAAATtcttattcaaattcaaaaatggatggctttggaaaaaaattgagtctACCTACAAATTGCTCTCTTCTAAAACCTGAAAAGACTTTTTTAATGAGAAACATTGATAAACCACAATTATCAGGAACAAATGAAAtactgcaaataaaaaaattgaagacgGGTCTTAATAGCTCACACAGTATTTATAAATTAGGAGCTATACAAGAGAGTTTGATTTTGAATAAGATGAATGAGGAAAGTATGTCATTAAGAGGATATAAATCATGCTCAAAAACAACTTTTGACGATATTGATCACCATAAGAAAAGTTTAGATCAAGATTGCAAGAATCCTTATCAAAGCGATGATGATTGTATGTCGAACGTGAAGTATACGAAGAAACCATTCCcacatcaatatttttctaatggTGTGGAAAAATCTGAATTCTCAAATGATTCGAAGCTCGAAACTTATGCCCATAGACACAGTAATAATGGCATGAGTTGTGAGACTgcagaatataaaaattatttagatg ATAGTATAAAAAGATTTGAGTTTTAA